From Cyclobacteriaceae bacterium, a single genomic window includes:
- a CDS encoding ribonuclease Z: MSLKLTILGSSGALPAYGRFTTSQYLIVQNRHFLIDCGEGAQSQLMRYSLGIHKINHIFISHLHGDHYLGLTGLLFSMHLQRRESDLHLYAFRGLDEILRAQFKHSSSSLHYKIIFHPLNEGIAEILYEDDTVTIESIPLDHRIKTSGFLFREKTKSLRLDKTKLNEGILLQHIVKLKEGHDVLDDNGNVLLRASDFTLPAKTSYSYAYCSDTQPSERITAQIKDVDILYHEATFLEEEKQKARETFHSTAAEAATVALQAGAKKLIIGHFSARYKDLDLVLQEAMQIFPNTSLGIEGETFELTD, from the coding sequence GTGTCTCTTAAACTGACCATTCTCGGTTCCAGCGGCGCACTACCAGCATACGGCAGGTTTACTACCTCTCAATATCTTATCGTTCAGAATCGTCACTTTCTTATCGACTGTGGTGAAGGTGCACAATCGCAGCTGATGCGATACTCGCTTGGCATTCATAAGATCAATCACATCTTTATCAGTCATCTTCATGGAGACCATTATCTCGGACTCACCGGATTACTATTCTCCATGCATCTTCAAAGGCGTGAAAGCGATCTGCATCTTTATGCATTCAGAGGTCTTGACGAAATACTAAGGGCACAGTTCAAACATTCATCTTCCTCATTACATTATAAGATCATCTTTCATCCGCTCAACGAAGGCATTGCTGAGATACTTTACGAAGATGACACCGTGACAATAGAATCAATACCACTGGATCACAGGATAAAGACTTCCGGATTTCTGTTTCGTGAGAAAACGAAGAGCCTGCGTCTCGATAAGACGAAACTCAATGAAGGCATCTTACTTCAACACATCGTTAAATTAAAAGAAGGACACGATGTGCTGGATGATAATGGTAACGTGTTGCTGCGCGCAAGCGATTTCACCTTGCCGGCAAAGACCTCCTACTCGTACGCCTATTGTTCAGACACACAACCATCAGAACGGATAACAGCACAGATCAAAGACGTTGATATCCTTTATCATGAGGCTACCTTTCTGGAAGAAGAAAAACAAAAGGCAAGAGAGACCTTTCACAGCACGGCGGCGGAAGCAGCAACGGTTGCGCTTCAGGCAGGAGCAAAAAAGCTGATCATCGGACATTTCTCCGCCCGCTACAAAGACCTGGACCTGGTGC
- a CDS encoding acetyl-CoA C-acyltransferase gives MKEVYIVSSVRTPIGSFGGSLAGHTAVKLGSVAVKGAIQKINLDPKLIQEVFFGNVISSGLGQAPATQVAVGAGLGYEIPCTLINKVCASGMKAIMVGAQSIMLGQNDIVVAAGAESMSNIPYYLMKARTGYKFGNGELLDGLTYDGLTDVYNHCAMGVCADNTAKEMKISRQDQDTYAINSYKRSAAAWAAGKFKDEIIPVEMVGKKGDVTLFAEDEEYKNVNFDKIPGLKPVFTKEGTVTAANASTLNDGAAAVILMSKEKAIELGIKPIAKILGFADAAQDPMWFTTTPSLAIPKALKAAGVDKKDVGYYEINEAFSAVAIANNMLLGLDPEKVNINGGAVSLGHPLGASGARITLSLANILKQNNAKIGVAGICNGGGGASAIVIENLG, from the coding sequence ATGAAAGAAGTCTACATCGTTTCTTCCGTTCGAACTCCTATCGGAAGCTTTGGAGGTTCACTGGCCGGTCACACTGCTGTAAAGCTGGGATCCGTTGCCGTGAAGGGAGCGATTCAAAAGATCAACCTTGATCCCAAGCTGATCCAGGAAGTCTTCTTCGGAAATGTCATCTCCTCAGGACTCGGACAAGCTCCTGCCACTCAGGTAGCAGTAGGTGCTGGACTTGGTTATGAAATCCCATGCACACTTATTAATAAAGTATGTGCATCCGGAATGAAAGCAATTATGGTGGGTGCTCAATCCATCATGCTGGGACAAAATGATATTGTTGTAGCGGCAGGTGCGGAAAGCATGTCCAACATTCCTTACTATCTCATGAAAGCCCGTACAGGATACAAGTTTGGTAACGGCGAACTTCTCGACGGACTTACTTATGATGGCCTGACCGATGTTTACAATCATTGCGCGATGGGTGTCTGCGCCGACAACACAGCAAAAGAAATGAAGATCAGTCGCCAGGATCAGGACACTTATGCCATCAACTCCTACAAGCGATCAGCAGCAGCATGGGCCGCAGGAAAATTTAAGGATGAGATCATCCCGGTAGAGATGGTGGGCAAGAAAGGCGACGTCACACTCTTTGCTGAAGATGAAGAATACAAGAATGTGAACTTCGATAAGATCCCGGGATTGAAACCGGTCTTTACAAAAGAAGGAACGGTAACCGCAGCTAATGCATCCACATTGAATGATGGAGCCGCTGCCGTGATCCTCATGAGCAAAGAGAAAGCAATAGAATTAGGCATCAAGCCAATTGCAAAGATCCTTGGCTTCGCAGATGCAGCACAGGATCCGATGTGGTTTACAACAACACCATCCCTTGCCATTCCGAAAGCACTGAAAGCTGCAGGTGTCGACAAGAAAGATGTTGGATATTATGAGATCAATGAAGCATTCTCGGCAGTGGCCATTGCCAACAACATGCTTCTCGGACTTGATCCTGAAAAAGTAAACATCAATGGCGGAGCCGTTTCATTGGGACATCCCCTGGGAGCATCCGGTGCACGCATCACCCTTTCACTTGCCAACATCCTGAAGCAAAACAATGCAAAGATCGGGGTTGCCGGGATCTGTAACGGAGGTGGCGGGGCGTCGGCAATTGTTATTGAAAATCTCGGTTAA
- a CDS encoding phosphoribosylaminoimidazolesuccinocarboxamide synthase, protein MTAIKETNFTLKGQTGFYRGKVRDVYYFGDRMAMVATDRISAFDVVLPKAIPDKGRVLNQIAAINLKATKDIVPNWVEASPDPNVTIGFKCETYPVEMVVRGYLAGHAAREYKAGKRLLCGVPLPEGLKENDPLPHPIITPTTKAHVGHDEDISREEILKRNLVSESEYKTLEKYALALFAKGTELAAQRGLILVDTKYEFGRHAGKIYLIDEVHTPDSSRYFYKEGYEKRQAAGETQKQLSKEFVRQWLIENGFQGKDGQKVPEMTDAIVLSIADRYRELYEQMTGEKLTTLNSGSILERIEGSIVNYLN, encoded by the coding sequence ATGACCGCCATAAAAGAAACCAACTTCACACTCAAAGGACAAACAGGATTTTATCGTGGCAAAGTCCGTGATGTGTACTACTTCGGCGACCGCATGGCCATGGTTGCCACCGACAGGATCTCTGCTTTTGATGTGGTATTACCCAAAGCGATTCCTGATAAAGGAAGAGTGTTAAACCAGATTGCGGCCATTAACCTGAAAGCAACAAAGGATATCGTTCCCAACTGGGTGGAGGCTTCTCCTGATCCCAATGTTACCATCGGATTCAAATGCGAAACCTATCCTGTGGAAATGGTGGTGAGAGGATATCTCGCAGGTCATGCTGCCCGTGAGTATAAGGCAGGAAAAAGATTATTGTGCGGAGTGCCGTTACCGGAAGGTCTTAAAGAAAACGATCCGCTTCCCCATCCCATCATCACACCAACTACCAAAGCACATGTGGGGCATGATGAAGACATTTCAAGAGAAGAAATACTTAAAAGAAATCTGGTATCAGAGAGTGAATACAAGACGCTGGAAAAGTATGCATTGGCATTGTTTGCCAAGGGCACTGAACTGGCAGCACAACGCGGGCTTATTCTGGTGGATACCAAGTATGAGTTCGGCCGGCACGCTGGCAAGATCTATCTGATTGATGAAGTTCATACACCTGATTCATCCCGGTATTTCTATAAAGAAGGGTATGAGAAACGTCAGGCTGCGGGTGAAACTCAGAAACAGCTTTCAAAGGAATTTGTAAGACAGTGGTTGATTGAAAACGGCTTTCAGGGGAAGGATGGTCAGAAAGTACCGGAGATGACAGACGCCATTGTGCTCTCCATTGCTGACCGATACCGCGAATTATACGAGCAAATGACGGGAGAAAAATTAACTACGCTTAATTCAGGTTCTATTTTGGAACGAATTGAAGGGAGCATCGTTAATTACCTAAATTGA
- a CDS encoding toxin-antitoxin system YwqK family antitoxin, whose amino-acid sequence MLRILFLILLSSSTLFAQKQIKVYYDGAKRHVMEDYFVSAENDQLLDGPYKRFYPNGKLEMEGAYKNGYRSGAFMEYFINGKLQRKISYLDGMRHGPVEVYDETGAQIQKASYRNNQLVDSIKSYYESGVTKHETMFVKGKPDGLMVEYYSSGKVKKEITYKNRKPNGPTRSFYETGVLAEEANFKDGIINGFYKTYYRNSQLETVSTMKDGEKTGNFKNYDEQGHLMLEGFFTNGRLTDVNTAYYADGTVRHKFQYKDGAKTGSNYEYHPNGKTKIKETVSLSGIDVMEEGYNDQGKATYEKNFRKSKPFGVWKFYGEDGKTLTLKETYLNGQLHGLRTTYYPNGEQKAEETWQFNLITGTVKNYYESGKVESVWEYRSSRPHGLFTSYHENGKMKEQGEYVAGKKHKEWKEFDASGALQRTLVFKAGILAEEKKN is encoded by the coding sequence ATGCTTCGTATACTGTTTCTCATTTTACTGTCGTCTTCTACACTGTTTGCCCAAAAGCAGATCAAGGTCTACTATGATGGAGCCAAGCGGCATGTCATGGAAGATTATTTTGTCAGCGCTGAGAACGACCAGCTACTCGACGGACCTTACAAAAGATTTTATCCCAACGGGAAACTTGAGATGGAAGGCGCCTACAAAAACGGTTACCGCTCCGGAGCATTCATGGAATATTTTATCAATGGAAAGCTTCAGAGAAAGATATCCTACCTCGACGGCATGCGTCATGGTCCCGTGGAAGTGTATGATGAGACCGGTGCACAGATACAGAAAGCTTCCTATCGCAACAATCAACTGGTAGACAGCATTAAATCGTATTACGAGTCAGGTGTTACCAAACATGAGACGATGTTCGTGAAGGGTAAGCCCGATGGTCTGATGGTTGAGTACTATTCTTCCGGAAAGGTCAAGAAAGAGATCACGTATAAGAATCGTAAGCCCAACGGTCCGACAAGAAGCTTCTATGAAACAGGCGTCCTTGCGGAAGAAGCGAATTTCAAAGACGGTATCATCAATGGCTTTTACAAGACCTATTACCGGAACAGTCAGCTGGAAACAGTTTCTACCATGAAGGATGGAGAGAAGACCGGCAACTTTAAAAACTATGATGAGCAGGGTCACCTGATGCTGGAAGGATTCTTCACCAACGGCAGACTGACCGATGTCAACACTGCTTACTATGCGGATGGAACGGTCCGTCATAAATTCCAGTATAAAGATGGAGCGAAGACCGGAAGTAATTATGAATATCATCCCAACGGAAAGACAAAGATCAAAGAGACGGTGTCGCTCAGCGGGATCGATGTAATGGAAGAAGGATATAATGATCAGGGTAAGGCCACCTATGAAAAGAATTTCCGGAAGTCAAAACCTTTTGGTGTGTGGAAATTTTATGGAGAAGATGGAAAGACACTTACGTTGAAAGAGACCTATCTGAATGGTCAGCTGCATGGCTTGCGCACAACCTACTATCCCAACGGAGAGCAAAAGGCAGAAGAGACCTGGCAGTTCAATCTGATCACAGGCACGGTAAAGAATTATTACGAAAGCGGAAAAGTTGAATCCGTTTGGGAATATCGCTCCAGCAGGCCGCATGGATTATTTACATCCTACCATGAGAACGGAAAGATGAAAGAGCAGGGAGAATATGTCGCTGGCAAGAAGCACAAGGAATGGAAAGAGTTTGATGCATCCGGCGCGCTCCAGAGAACGTTGGTCTTCAAGGCCGGGATCCTGGCAGAAGAAAAGAAGAACTGA
- a CDS encoding STAS domain-containing protein, translated as MKYTIDKQEKYSLLALHEEKLDSSVAPSLKSELITLHAEGIRNIILDLSEIKYTDSSGLSALLVGNRILQEDGGVFILARLSEHTLKLIKISQLDSVLNIVPTIEEAVDAVFMHEIEKDMKDGE; from the coding sequence ATGAAATACACGATCGATAAGCAAGAAAAATACAGCTTACTAGCACTGCACGAAGAGAAATTGGATTCCAGCGTGGCACCGTCACTGAAGTCTGAATTGATCACCCTTCATGCGGAAGGCATCAGAAATATCATCCTCGATCTATCAGAAATAAAATATACCGATAGCTCCGGCCTCAGCGCCTTGCTGGTTGGAAATCGTATCCTTCAGGAAGATGGTGGCGTATTTATTCTCGCCCGCCTCTCCGAACATACTCTCAAGCTTATCAAGATCTCACAACTGGACAGTGTTTTGAATATTGTTCCTACCATTGAAGAAGCAGTGGATGCAGTTTTTATGCATGAGATTGAAAAAGACATGAAGGACGGAGAGTAA